One region of Solea senegalensis isolate Sse05_10M linkage group LG14, IFAPA_SoseM_1, whole genome shotgun sequence genomic DNA includes:
- the LOC122780495 gene encoding uncharacterized protein LOC122780495 isoform X1 gives MEMSLKQSTLVLLTVAVLVVSGQEHVDLDHREKTVDVAIGSSLTLHCKLKTEKYERFRVHWEFLPSSGPNSSQIIHKDLVDRSAKTSNRTTAQQYHWETYIIANVTDKNSGSYHCKVIEEIPGFENVQSKKTQVVIAESLMETTAYPSVLTRKQATPNLVPEFPKWWMWMVLCLSILALFILLLICAVLRRRCRRRQEDPIYANTRPVAKQPSPRPGAPASNNLKAVPSSVNLRPPSPRRNSYKS, from the exons ATGGAAATGTCGCTGAAACAGTCGACTCTGGTGCTGCTCACAG TGGCAGTGCTGGTGGTCTCAGGTCAGGAACATGTGGATCTGgatcacagagagaaaacagtggATGTTGCCATCGGTTCCTCTCTGACTCTGCACTGCAAACTGAAGACGGAAAAGTACGAAAGGTTTCGTGTGCACTGGGAATTCCTCCCTTCCTCTGGACCCAACAGCTCACAGATTATCCATAAGGACTTAGTGGACAGATCTGCAAAGACGTCCAACAGGACGACAGCGCAGCAGTACCATTGGGAGACATATATCATAGCAAACGTTACAGACAAGAACAGTGGATCGTACCATTGTAAAGTGATAGAAGAGATTCCCggttttgaaaatgttcaaagcaagaaaacacaagtggtTATTG CAGAGAGCTTAATGGAAACTACAGCATACCCGTCAGTACTGACGAGAAAACAAg CGACTCCTAACCTTGTCCCAGAGTTCCCTAAATGGTGGATGTGGATGGTGTTGTGTTTATCGATTCTCGCCCTGTTCATCCTGCTGCTCATATGTGCCGTGCTGAGAAGAAGATGTCGCAGAAGACAAG AAGACCCCATCTATGCAAACACACGTCCTGTGGCCAAGCAGCCATCACCACGACCGGGAGCGCCAGCGAGCAACAACCTGAAGGCCGTGCCGTCATCTGTGAACCTCAGACCCCCGAGTCCCAGGAGGAACTCATACAAATCCTGA
- the LOC122780495 gene encoding uncharacterized protein LOC122780495 isoform X3 has protein sequence MEMSLKQSTLVLLTVAVLVVSGQEHVDLDHREKTVDVAIGSSLTLHCKLKTEKYERFRVHWEFLPSSGPNSSQIIHKDLVDRSAKTSNRTTAQQYHWETYIIANVTDKNSGSYHCKVIEEIPGFENVQSKKTQVVIATPNLVPEFPKWWMWMVLCLSILALFILLLICAVLRRRCRRRQEDPIYANTRPVAKQPSPRPGAPASNNLKAVPSSVNLRPPSPRRNSYKS, from the exons ATGGAAATGTCGCTGAAACAGTCGACTCTGGTGCTGCTCACAG TGGCAGTGCTGGTGGTCTCAGGTCAGGAACATGTGGATCTGgatcacagagagaaaacagtggATGTTGCCATCGGTTCCTCTCTGACTCTGCACTGCAAACTGAAGACGGAAAAGTACGAAAGGTTTCGTGTGCACTGGGAATTCCTCCCTTCCTCTGGACCCAACAGCTCACAGATTATCCATAAGGACTTAGTGGACAGATCTGCAAAGACGTCCAACAGGACGACAGCGCAGCAGTACCATTGGGAGACATATATCATAGCAAACGTTACAGACAAGAACAGTGGATCGTACCATTGTAAAGTGATAGAAGAGATTCCCggttttgaaaatgttcaaagcaagaaaacacaagtggtTATTG CGACTCCTAACCTTGTCCCAGAGTTCCCTAAATGGTGGATGTGGATGGTGTTGTGTTTATCGATTCTCGCCCTGTTCATCCTGCTGCTCATATGTGCCGTGCTGAGAAGAAGATGTCGCAGAAGACAAG AAGACCCCATCTATGCAAACACACGTCCTGTGGCCAAGCAGCCATCACCACGACCGGGAGCGCCAGCGAGCAACAACCTGAAGGCCGTGCCGTCATCTGTGAACCTCAGACCCCCGAGTCCCAGGAGGAACTCATACAAATCCTGA
- the LOC122780495 gene encoding uncharacterized protein LOC122780495 isoform X2 has protein sequence MEMSLKQSTLVLLTVAVLVVSGQEHVDLDHREKTVDVAIGSSLTLHCKLKTEKYERFRVHWEFLPSSGPNSSQIIHKDLVDRSAKTSNRTTAQQYHWETYIIANVTDKNSGSYHCKVIEEIPGFENVQSKKTQVVIESLMETTAYPSVLTRKQATPNLVPEFPKWWMWMVLCLSILALFILLLICAVLRRRCRRRQEDPIYANTRPVAKQPSPRPGAPASNNLKAVPSSVNLRPPSPRRNSYKS, from the exons ATGGAAATGTCGCTGAAACAGTCGACTCTGGTGCTGCTCACAG TGGCAGTGCTGGTGGTCTCAGGTCAGGAACATGTGGATCTGgatcacagagagaaaacagtggATGTTGCCATCGGTTCCTCTCTGACTCTGCACTGCAAACTGAAGACGGAAAAGTACGAAAGGTTTCGTGTGCACTGGGAATTCCTCCCTTCCTCTGGACCCAACAGCTCACAGATTATCCATAAGGACTTAGTGGACAGATCTGCAAAGACGTCCAACAGGACGACAGCGCAGCAGTACCATTGGGAGACATATATCATAGCAAACGTTACAGACAAGAACAGTGGATCGTACCATTGTAAAGTGATAGAAGAGATTCCCggttttgaaaatgttcaaagcaagaaaacacaagtggtTATTG AGAGCTTAATGGAAACTACAGCATACCCGTCAGTACTGACGAGAAAACAAg CGACTCCTAACCTTGTCCCAGAGTTCCCTAAATGGTGGATGTGGATGGTGTTGTGTTTATCGATTCTCGCCCTGTTCATCCTGCTGCTCATATGTGCCGTGCTGAGAAGAAGATGTCGCAGAAGACAAG AAGACCCCATCTATGCAAACACACGTCCTGTGGCCAAGCAGCCATCACCACGACCGGGAGCGCCAGCGAGCAACAACCTGAAGGCCGTGCCGTCATCTGTGAACCTCAGACCCCCGAGTCCCAGGAGGAACTCATACAAATCCTGA